In Oryza sativa Japonica Group chromosome 8, ASM3414082v1, the sequence TTGGATGATGGTGCACAGTGCTGACCATCCAGTATAGTTGCAAAATTTTCTTCAGTAGACAGAGATATCATAAGATCAAGCATGATATCATGCATCCGATAGGCCTCTCTTCTACTAAAAGGGTCAATCTCAAATGATTGAACCATATTCCTATTTATGAGCtcattaaaatatttttctccCACTTCCTCTAAACTCTCTCCTCGTTGTTCAGTAATGAATCCTTCAGCGATCCATCTCGATATCAAAAAATCTCTAGTAATTGTATGATCCTCAGGGAAAATGCTTAAATACAAAAGACAAGACTTTAAGTGGTGAGGTAGATCACTGTAACTAAGAAATAGTATCCTCTTCACTACTGCCAACTCGTGTGACCCCTGATCTTTCATAACTGTAGAACCAAAGGAGTTCAGCACCCATACCCACTCCTGCTTCGTAACTGGTTTACATGATAAAAGGCTAGCTATACTAACTATGGCCAATGGCAAACCATCACACTTTTTAAGTATATCATCAGCAACTTCTTCCAATTCAGGGGGGCATTTCTCCTTGGAGCTAAAGATTCTTCTAAAAAATAATGCCTCAGAGTTCTCACTGCTAAGGGGCTTCATGGCATAAACAAAATCTTCATGTGAGAAGTGACAAGCTATAGCTACATCATTGATGCGTGTAGTTGTAATTATTCTGCTTGCAGAGTTATTCTCAGGAAAAGCAAATCGGAGGTGGTCTCGCCATGCAGCTTTATCCCATATATCATCAATTACAATGAAGTACCTATTATtcaatatgtaaaaaaaaaacatatcactTGTACGCATTTCCATATAAAAATGGTAAGGGAACATCCATCAAATAACTCAAGATATTGCATTTTGATATGTACATGCCTAAAAATTTGGGGTAGGttatctactactccctccgtttcacaatgtaagtcattctagcatttctcacattcatattgatgttaatgaatctagacatatatatctatctagatttattaacatcaatatatatgtgaaaaatgctagaatgacttacattgtgaaacggagggagtaattggcAATGCCATGTGAAGTGTTTCATTTTTCCCTATTAAGGGgcaattttaataaaaattaacaGAAGAAACCACCCAAATTAATTGGTTTGTACTTTGACCAGTTCAATTTATAAAACTAAAGGTGCGGTAACATTGTAGAAAAATATGATTAAAAACAACACAAACTAAAGAAAGTAGACCATCCGACCATCAAATCCTTACATCTAGAATAACAAACATGTTCATACCTGCTATTCTGTAGGTTTTCTCTTATCAGGCTGATAAGCTTACAATCTTCAAAAGTTTTGTGCTTTAGATCTTCTATTGTGTCACTATGCTGCTtctgatgaactgatgatagCTTTCTTGTCTCGAGAATTCCAATAAGTATGTTGGCTAGGATCTTATTGACGTTGGGATTCCGTGACACAGACACAAAAGCTGTGCGATCAAATTGGCTTTTGATATGTTGATAGACCTGATTGGCAAGAGTTGTCTTGCCTAATCCCCCAAATCCGACAATAGAGACAACTCTGCGTTGTGGAGCCAAATTGATTCCTCCCGTAAGAAATTCAACAAGTTCATCCCTTGGACCTTCGATGCCCACAAGCCTGTCCATCTCCTCGAACAGCGCAGGCAGCCTGGAATCGATGGCGATCGCAGCAGAGCTAGATGCAGCTGCATCCAACTCATACCTCTTGCGCCGGTCATTGACCAGCACGGCACGATCCTTCAGCTCGGCGATCTGGCCTGCGATGCAGTGGCGGCTCCGGAGAGCCTTGAGCCGGCGTTTGGTCCTGCGGAAGAGCCCGTCGCCGGGGTCATGGTGGCCAAGGCGGTGCACGAAGACGTCGATGCAATCCTCTACATCATAGGACAGCTCCCGCAGCTGGCGCATCCACTCCTTGACCTGCGAGCTGGGCTCCTCCTCCGAATCGGAGACCGCCTCCAGCGCGGTGTTCATGCTGCTCAGCTCGTCTCGCAGGAGCGCGACCTCGCGGCCCACCCCCTTGAGCTTGCCGTACTCCCTCTCGAGCAGGCCGGAGAGCTTCGTGAGGAGGGGATTCATCACCCCGATCAAAGCACTCGCCGTGGCTCCGACCATCTTTCCCAATCCTCCTCTCTCTGAATCTCAGGTGCAACCGTGCAACGCTTGATCTTTGGTGGTTTTGGGAGACCAAGAACACCCAGACGAGCTATGGCTGCAGCGAGAGTGAGATGCCCGGATCCATGGAAGATGAAGGGGTCAAGAACACGCGGGGGAACCAATGGAAGCTTCGTGGGGGAGGGGGGATTGATGCCGATCCGTCGCGCCAAACGCCAATGGAGGGCGTGGAAAGGGGAAATCGACGGGGAAtagctccatcgccgccgcactTTGCGAATAATTTTGCTTTTCTTTCGGCGAAAACCAATCGACGGAATCTTGGAACAACGAGCAGGATTTGTACAAATCTTTACCACCGTGGACCGCGACGACGTTGACGGAGGCGCGGGTGCGGGTGGAGCCGGTGGCGTTTCCGCGGCCGGCCATTCCAGCGTTGctcggcgggagaggaggtgaTGGACCGGGTgggtggcggcgccgtcgtgaccggcggtgagagcaaggaggcggcgagcggcgaagAGTAGTGGAGAGTCCGAGAGTGGGAGGATGGTGTCTACTCACTTCCCTGCAGTGTATTCCATCGATCGTGTAGCTGGGCCGTATTTTATTGACGGCCCATTTAACAAAATTTGTAAATTTGTGGACCTAGTTAGACTAATCCAAGGGAACACATCCCAGCCGCTAATTAAATCATGCAGAGACTAATCCAAGGAAAGCAAATCCGAGTGATTTTGGGCCAAAAATTTGTCGCCAGATGTTTAGCGTAATTGAGCAGGTCCAATTGCAGACTATAAAttagctataaacacatattgaGAAGATAAATGAGCAGAGATAAGAGCAGCGGCTACAAATTTGTAACCAGCTACAACACAGACTACAAGacgcaatatgtgtatgacaggtaggatCAGTTATTACTTGTGTAGTATATGTTATAGGTAACTAATTGTATAAGTTAgctattaaattaactatagaTGATTCCAAGCTAAtggttagctatactattaaacttaggcctggtttagattccaaaaaattttggtcaaaaacgtcacatcaaatgtttggacagatgcatgaagtattaaaaaaaccaattatacagtttgcatgtaaattgcgagacgaatcttttgagcctaattacgccacagtaaacatttgctaatgacggattaattaggcttaataaattcgtctcgcagtttacaggcggaatctgtaatttattttgttattagtctacatttaatactttaaatgtatgtctgtatacttcaaaaactttacacccaaaaaactaaacacacccttactcGTAGCAATTGTTGGTACCTACCTAACTATAGACGCACTTAACTTTACACCCaaaaaaactaaacacacccttactcTCAGCACACCCAAAAAACAATTGTTGGTACCTGCCTAACTATAGACCCACTtaactttacacccaaagaactaaCACAGACCCTTACTCTTAGCACACCCAAAGAAGAATTGTTGGGACCTGCCTAACTATAGACCCACTTGACTTTACGctcaaagaactaaacacacccttactcTTAGCACACCcaaaaaactaaacacacctagcaaccaaagaactaaacacacccagcAATTACCCAGCAATTGTAAGAACAATTGTTGGTACCTGCCTAACTATAGACCTACTTAACTTTATACctaaagaactaaacacacctttaCTCTTAGCACACCCAAAGAACTACTCGACTGACGTGACATCTACTTACTCTTACTCTTAGCAGAACCAAAGAACCACTTGACTGACGTAACATCTAGATGTTATATGTTGGCTCGATCTTATGTTGGCTCGATTTTATGGTATGTTGGCTCGATATAAGAGCCGAGCGCTTACGTGACAGACATTACAATTATTAGAAGAAAAATTCCGTGGAGGCCCACAAATCCGACGGAAGGTCGGGGAGGAgtgaaaaagagaaggaaaagtaTTCATATTGTTTATTCTTATTAATCCGTATGTACGTAATACGTATTTGTTACAGATTAATTGATGCATGCGTACCGGTTAAGGGAAAATTGTGCTGCATCAACCAAAGGATTTGTTACAATACGTGTTCGAAAATTTTGGCAAACTatttccttcaaaaaaaaaattggcaaacTAGAGACAAAATCCAACAAACTGGATGCAGATTCAACTTTGTATAATTCCCACATACGCTTGGGAGAGGATACCTGGGCTTGAGCGGCGGGAAAACACAGTATGATTTCTATTTTCTCAAAGATATACCAGTCGTAATCTCAGAAATTTCCTGCTTCGTTGTGCAATTTTGGTCACACTGATACAACACCGATTAAACACGCAACAAAATGATGTTGACACGTCTTCGTCACTAAAAACAAACCAGTCATTTTACTCGACTGTCCTGTCACTACTGGTCAAAAGGCACTAATCCTCAAACTTGATCTTCTTAGCTGAAGGCTGAACGCTGCCGATCTGTAGAACCAAGAAAATATTAGAACCTGACAAAGCTTTTGTCATCTCATAGTACATAGTAGCTAAAAGTGGCTTGGTTTAGCTCAAATGAGATAGCTGCGGGCAGGTTGTGTGTTGCACTTTAAATGTTCACAAGGATTGCTTCCACATAATCTAGGACTAGGAATTAATAtatccaatatatatagctttgTGCATCTTACATGCAGCAGTCAGTTTATCCATTACCTAAATTAGAAACAGTACAAAGTGATCAACATGTAAATAATCAAACATAAAATAGTTCCCAGTCCATCAATGGA encodes:
- the LOC4345557 gene encoding disease resistance protein RGA5-like; translated protein: MVGATASALIGVMNPLLTKLSGLLEREYGKLKGVGREVALLRDELSSMNTALEAVSDSEEEPSSQVKEWMRQLRELSYDVEDCIDVFVHRLGHHDPGDGLFRRTKRRLKALRSRHCIAGQIAELKDRAVLVNDRRKRYELDAAASSSAAIAIDSRLPALFEEMDRLVGIEGPRDELVEFLTGGINLAPQRRVVSIVGFGGLGKTTLANQVYQHIKSQFDRTAFVSVSRNPNVNKILANILIGILETRKLSSVHQKQHSDTIEDLKHKTFEDCKLISLIRENLQNSRYFIVIDDIWDKAAWRDHLRFAFPENNSASRIITTTRINDVAIACHFSHEDFVYAMKPLSSENSEALFFRRIFSSKEKCPPELEEVADDILKKCDGLPLAIVSIASLLSCKPVTKQEWVWVLNSFGSTVMKDQGSHELAVVKRILFLSYSDLPHHLKSCLLYLSIFPEDHTITRDFLISRWIAEGFITEQRGESLEEVGEKYFNELINRNMVQSFEIDPFSRREAYRMHDIMLDLMISLSTEENFATILDGQHCAPSSNKIHRFSLQCKSVERITWLRTTSFSHARSLSVFGDFNKIPPLVDLEVLRVLDLLNCSSLKDDHIENIGSLFQLRYVRLGNISRIPRQIGKLKLLQTLDLSGTAVKKLPQSIVQLLQLVRLFLPWRVELPNGIGNMEALQVLSVFDGTENTSAIIQELGNLTKLKDLDVYWNCNDTESGHEVYINHLVRSLCKLGGFNLQSLCIRNIYPCSLDILAESWSPPPRHLQTFQTDMGCYFSSLPTWMSSLSELTCLRIHMKKVGEEDLQVLKCLPALLRLDLYPGYPKHTLKVSCSGFSCLKEFTYGPSYVDLALILRHQSTIKNGLGMGVMFEAGAMPKLQQLEFGFNAHDMVSAYGAGLDFGIQHFASLRHVRVFIDCRDASDCEMEAALAATANSVSLRGSYHVEIRRILKNVENDEQS